A stretch of DNA from Longimicrobiales bacterium:
GCGAGATGCCAACCGAGCCCCCATTCGTCCAGCAGCGCTGGATCTTACCACTGGATGGCATCACCCTCGAGCAGGACGAGTTGCTCCCCCCCGACGTGACGATCGTCGGCGATCTGTACAATGTGGCAATCGACCCGGTCTCTAGTTCCCAGTCTCTGGGGGACCTCTGTCCAGAGTGCGTTTCCACCGGGTTCCCGGTTCCGGTACCCGCGTACCAAGGACAGGTAACTTCATACGCCCGGCTGCCTAGGGATGTGCTCGCCGCAGAGGTCCAGAGCGGGTCTGTCGATGTTACGATCAGCAACAACCTCTCGTTCGACCCGATCGCGGGGGGAGGGAGCATCACGATCACGGTAACGAGCGCCTCTGGCGGTGCGGTGCTAGGAACCCTCGTTCTGGAGTCCCCCGCAGATGCGCTTCCGCCTTCGTCCAGCATAGTGCGCACGTTGACCATACGAGCCGGAAGGTTAGCCGGCGCTATTAAGACCCGCGTTGACGTCGATAGCCCCGGGACCCAGACAGCCACAATCGATATCACGGACGATATCAGTGTCCGTGCGAATACGACGTCCCTACTGTTGAGCGAGGCTACGATCGACGTGGACGGGCTTTCAACATCCTTCATCGAGGATACCCTGGACACGGAGGACCTGGACGGTGCCCTGACCGACGCGATCGTCAGCGGCGCGGTCGTAATGAACGTGACGAACCCGTTCGGGCTCACCTTCTCAGGAACACTCGTCATTGGAAGCGTCGTCAAGAACCTTACGGTTCCAGCCGACGCGACTTCCACGGTTTCGCTGATCTACACGGGGGACGAACTCCGCTCGTTTCTGGGCTTCCCCGACATCACACTTTTAGGTGAGGGTACGCTCGGGGGCAGACGGGTGACGGTCTCAGCCGACCTTGACTTCATCATCAAGCCGTCGCTCGACGTGGTCATCGAGCTTGGAGGTTGATGGCATGAAGACGACGCGAAAGGCTCTGATTCTCTCCGTGCTCAGTCTTGCTGCCGCCATGGGCACGGCTTCGCAGGGCAATGCTCAGGTCACAAATGCCAGCGCTTCGACCTTGGCTCTGGCCGGCAACCACACTGCATCAGTTCGCGGATTCGGCGCTATCAGCGTGAACCCGGCAGGCCTCGCGATGCCTGGTTCAGGCTTCAGCCTCGCTCTCTTGTCGGGGGGAGGACGAGCGGGATTCGCCCCCGTCACCTTGTGGGATTTCGCCGAGTTCCAAGGCGCACTCGTTCCAACGTCCACCAAAGAGGCTTGGCTCAGCAAAATCATAGCCTCCGGTGAGGAGCAGGGCTCCGTCGGTGCCCAAGTCACATTGCTGGCCTTAACGGCTGGGAATCTGGGCTTCCAGTTATCGGCAACAGGGTCCGTAGATGCGACGATTCCGCCCGGTGTCGCCGAGGGCGTGCTGTATGGGAACGCGGGAAGGACCGGATCGGTCACCGACCTTTCGCTCACCGGCGCGACCCTCAAAGGCTTCGTGGTGAGCACGGCAGCTCTCAGCTACGCCCTTCCCCTGACAGACGCTCTAGCCCTCGGAGTGACCGGAAAATACATCCGTGGTCACGGTGTAGCAGTGGCTCGCAGTGTGGCCGGTGCGATCGAGAGCGGCCCAATTCGGGGCACGCTCGACTTCCAGGCAGCCACGACCTGCACCGATGACACGGATAGGCGGTGTGAGCAGGACTTCGCAAACGGCGGAAGTGGGTATGGATTGGACCTTGGAGTGATGCTGAACCTAGGTCGTATCACGCTAGGCGGGTCCATGCAGAACCTCGTCAACACGTTCGAGTGGGACACTAGAACGCTCAGCTATCGCCGGGGGGTGATCGACACCATGGAGGAGGAGGAGGAGGAGGAGGAGGAGGTTTCGTCTGCGAATAACTTCGACGAGCAGCTTTTCGCCAATGCTCCCGCCGACATGAAAACGAGTATCCGCGACTATGCCTTCCAACCCTCGTACCGGCTGGGCGCCACGCTCGACGTGACCTCCGCCTTGACCCTGACCGGTGATATTCACGGCGAACTAGGCGATGATGGAATCTCCCTAGGCCAACGCTCCCACGCCGGTGTAGGCGCGGAACTGCGGGCTGGG
This window harbors:
- a CDS encoding DUF5723 family protein, with the protein product MKTTRKALILSVLSLAAAMGTASQGNAQVTNASASTLALAGNHTASVRGFGAISVNPAGLAMPGSGFSLALLSGGGRAGFAPVTLWDFAEFQGALVPTSTKEAWLSKIIASGEEQGSVGAQVTLLALTAGNLGFQLSATGSVDATIPPGVAEGVLYGNAGRTGSVTDLSLTGATLKGFVVSTAALSYALPLTDALALGVTGKYIRGHGVAVARSVAGAIESGPIRGTLDFQAATTCTDDTDRRCEQDFANGGSGYGLDLGVMLNLGRITLGGSMQNLVNTFEWDTRTLSYRRGVIDTMEEEEEEEEEVSSANNFDEQLFANAPADMKTSIRDYAFQPSYRLGATLDVTSALTLTGDIHGELGDDGISLGQRSHAGVGAELRAGFVHFRGGVAKITDGMQYGGGASLVLGPVNLSGAVGLQRGEERETVMGQFVLSFGNR